Proteins co-encoded in one Brassica rapa cultivar Chiifu-401-42 chromosome A02, CAAS_Brap_v3.01, whole genome shotgun sequence genomic window:
- the LOC103850709 gene encoding uncharacterized protein LOC103850709, translating to MGSFCSKSLGINFGSEYSGSSVTDDIREHDFGYQQQQPPGQNCLLGPPGTRQCMVKDAKEQPTQLKDMFSFREREAEDIYDGIPRLPSSQKLRPAKSTQTAVSKVTEVGRAGLGKAKDVLDTLGSSMTDLSSGGFTSGVAIKGNELGILAFEVANTIVKSSNLIDSLSKQNIKHLKETVIYSEGVRNLVSNDFDELLRLVASDKRQELQVFSGEVVRFGNRSKDFQWHNLQRYFDKIIKELTPQRQLNEDADLVVRQLMGLVQYTSELYQELQVLDRLEKDYDQKRREEENSASSSKGDGLAILKTELKSQRKVVKSLKKKSLWSRGHEEVMEKLVDIVHFLLLEIHNIFGGADDQPAKKGATDHDRRLGPAGLALHYANIIMQIDTLVARASSITSNARDSLYQSLPPDIKLALRSKIKSFNVDKELSVTQIKDEMERTLHWLVPIAANTTKAHHGFGWVGEWANTGSDFTSKPSGGEILRIETLYHASKEKTEIYILGQIIWLQHLVTKAKSEARGGPKLSSIKSRNQQLVSEPLSVPLVTEEEQKMLQEASKRRKRGTPCVSKSHDFDSEYSRVRKCDPLSRSSEYFRGVRRSKSAAVKRFSSGFPFLDFVIDKEKALDVIDRVDVPRDYRALLKEGSLSF from the exons ATGGGGAGTTTTTGCTCCAAGAGCCTAGGAATAAACTTTGGCAGTGAGTACTCAGGTTCAAGCGTGACTGATGATATACGAGAACACGATTTTGGctaccaacaacaacaaccacctGGTCAAAACTGTTTATTGGGTCCTCCTGGTACGAGGCAGTGTATGGTCAAAGACGCTAAAGAACAACCAACTCAGCTGAAAGATATGTTCTCATTCCGAGAAAGAGAAGCTGAAGATATCTACGATGGGATTCCGAGGTTGCCATCGTCTCAGAAACTCCGGCCTGCAAAATCTACTCAAACTGCTGTTTCAAAG GTTACAGAAGTAGGGAGAGCGGGGTTAGGTAAAGCGAAGGATGTGTTGGATACACTTGGGAGTAGCATGACTGATCTTAGCAGCGGTGGTTTTACTTCTGGAGTTGCAATTAAAGGCAATGAGCTTGGGATCTTAGCCTTTGAAGTAGCTAACACAATTGTCAAAAGCTCAAATCTCATTGACTCACTTTCTAAGCAGAACATCAAGCATTTGAAAGAAACTGTCATTTATTCCGAAGGTGTTCGGAATCTTGTCTCTAATGATTTTGATGAACTTCTCAGACTAGTTGCTTCTGATAAGAG GCAGGAGCTGCAAGTTTTCTCAGGAGAAGTGGTTCGGTTTGGAAACAGATCTAAAGACTTCCAGTGGCATAATCTACAGCGCTACTTTGACAA GATTATCAAAGAGTTAACCCCTCAAAGACAGTTGAATGAAGACGCAGACTTAGTTGTTCGCCAACTGATGGGTCTAGTGCAGTATACTTCT GAACTATACCAAGAGCTTCAAGTATTGGATAGATTGGAGAAAGACTATGATCAAAAGCGCCGAGAAGAAGAGAACTCAGCTAGCAGCAGTAAAGGTGATGGCCTTGCAATCTTAAAAACGGAGCTTAAGTCCCAGAGAAAGGTAGTGAAAAGCTTAAAGAAAAAGTCCTTGTGGTCAAGAGGTCATGAAGAG GTGATGGAGAAGCTAGTAGACATTGTTCACTTCTTGTTGCTAGAGATTCATAACATCTTTGGTGGTGCTG ATGATCAACCAGCGAAGAAAGGAGCAACGGATCATGATAGAAGATTGGGACCTGCTGGTCTTGCTTTACATTATGCAAATATAATTATGCAGATTGATACACTT GTCGCTCGTGCAagctctataacttcaaatgcAAGGGATTCTCTATACCAAAGCTTGCCACCTGATATAAAACTGGCTCTCCGTTCCAAGATTAAGTCCTTCAACGTCGATAAAGAG CTTTCAGTGACACAAATTAAGGACGAGATGGAGAGGACACTGCATTGGCTTGTCCCTATTGCAGCCAACACAACCAA AGCTCATCATGGTTTCGGTTGGGTTGGAGAGTGGGCAAATACAGG GAGTGACTTCACTAGTAAGCCTAGTGGTGGAGAGATACTACGAATCGAAACACTTTACCACGCtagtaaagaaaagacagaGATCTACATTCTTGGACAGATCATTTGGTTACAGCATTTGGTTACAAAAGCAAAGAGTGAAGCACGTGGAGGTCCTAAGCTTTCTTCTATCAAGTCTAGGAACCAGCAATTGGTATCTGAACCACTCAGTGTCCCGTTAGTAACGGAGGAAGAACAAAAGATGTTACAAGAGGCGAGCAAGAGGAGGAAGAGGGGAACTCCATGTGTTAGCAAGAGTCATGATTTTGATTCAGAGTACTCGCGTGTGAGGAAGTGTGACCCTCTGAGCAGAAGCAGTGAGTATTTTCGTGGAGTGAGAAGAAGCAAATCAGCTGCTGTGAAGAGGTTTTCTTCAGGTTTTCCATTTCTTGATTTTGTTATCGATAAGGAGAAGGCGTTGGATGTTATTGATCGTGTTGATGTGCCGAGAGATTACAGAGCGTTGTTGAAAGAAGGTAGCCTAAGCTTCTAG
- the LOC103850708 gene encoding ATP synthase subunit beta-1, mitochondrial translates to MASRRVLSSLLRSSSARSAAKFGSRNPRLPSPSPARRAAPFGDILGRVAEYSTSSPANSAAAAPAKDEAKKKSYDYGGKGAIGKVCQVIGAIVDVRFEDQEGLPPIMTSLEVQDHPTRLVLEVSHHLGQNVVRTIAMDGTEGLVRGRRVLNTGAPITVPVGRATLGRIMNVLGEPIDERGEIKTEHYLPIHRDAPALVDLATGQEILATGIKVVDLLAPYQRGGKIGLFGGAGVGKTVLIMELINNVAKAHGGFSVFAGVGERTREGNDLYREMIESGVIKLGEKQSESKCALVYGQMNEPPGARARVGLTGLTVAEYFRDAEGQDVLLFIDNIFRFTQANSEVSALLGRIPSAVGYQPTLASDLGALQERITTTKKGSITSVQAIYVPADDLTDPAPATTFAHLDATTVLSRQISELGIYPAVDPLDSTSRMLSPHILGEEHYNTARGVQKVLQNYKNLQDIIAILGMDELSEDDKLTVARARKIQRFLSQPFHVAEIFTGAPGKYVDLKENINSFQGLLDGKYDDLPEQSFYMVGGIDEVVAKAEKISKEAAA, encoded by the exons ATGGCGTCTCGGAGAGTCTTATCGTCGCTTCTCCGTTCATCCTCCGCCAGATCCGCCGCCAAATTCGGAAGCCGCAACCCTAGGCTCCCCTCTCCTTCCCCAGCTCGCCGCGCAGCTCCTTTCGGCGACATCCTCGGACGCGTCGCCGAGTACTCGACCTCCTCGCCGGCTAATTCAGCTGCGGCGGCTCCAGCTAAGGATGAGGCGAAGAAGAAGAGTTACGATTACGGCGGGAAAGGCGCGATCGGGAAGGTTTGCCAGGTGATCGGAGCCATTGTGGATGTGAGATTCGAAGATCAGGAAGGGTTGCCTCCGATCATGACGTCACTCGAGGTGCAGGATCACCCCACGAGGCTGGTGCTTGAGGTGTCTCATCACTTGGGGCAGAATGTGGTTAGGACCATTGCTATGGATGGTACTGAGGGTCTCGTTCGTGGAAGGCGCGTGCTCAACACGGGAGCTCCGATCACC GTTCCTGTTGGGAGAGCTACGCTTGGACGTATTATGAATGTTCTTGGGGAACCTATTGATGAGAGAGGCGAGATTA AGACTGAGCACTACCTACCTATTCACAGAGATGCTCCAGCTTTGGTTGATCTAGCTACTGGGCAAGAGATCCTTGCCACTGGTATTAAG GTTGTTGATCTGCTTGCTCCTTACCAGAGAGGAGGAAAGATTGGGCTCTTTGGTGGTGCTGGTGTTGGGAAGACAGTGCTCATTATGGAACTGATTAACAATGTCGCCAAAGCTCATG GTGGTTTCTCCGTGTTTGCTGGTGTGGGAGAAAGAACTCGTGAAGGCAATGACTTGTACAGAGAAATGATTGAGAGTGGTGTCATCAAGCTAGGCGAGAAGCag TCTGAGAGCAAATGTGCTCTTGTGTATGGACAAATGAACGAGCCCCCGGGTGCCCGTGCCCGTGTTGGACTTACTGGTTTGACCGTTGCCGAGTATTTCCGTGATGCCGAGGGCCAAGATGTGTTGCTTTTCATTGACAACATTTTCCGATTCACTCAG GCCAACTCAGAAGTGTCTGCTTTGCTTGGTCGTATCCCATCTGCTGTGGGTTACCAGCCAACTCTGGCTTCCGATCTTGGTGCTCTTCAAGAGAGAATCACAACCACCAAGAAAGGTTCCATCACCTCTGTCCAAGCCATCTATGTCCCTGCTGATGATTTGACAGATCCTGCTCCTGCCACAACCTTCGCTCATTTAGACGCCACAACTGTGTTGTCTAGACAG ATTTCCGAGCTCGGTATCTATCCTGCTGTGGATCCTCTGGATTCAACATCCCGTATGCTCTCGCCTCACATTCTGGGCGAGGAGCACTACAACACTGCTCGTGGTGTGCAGAAAGTGCTACAGAACTACAAGAACTTGCAAGATATTATTGCCATTTTGGGAATGGATGAGCTAAGTGAAGATGACAAGCTGACCGTTGCCCGTGCCCGTAAGATCCAGAGATTCTTGAGTCAACCATTCCATGTTGCTGAGATCTTCACGGGTGCCCCTGGAAAATACGTTGACCTTAAGGAAAACATCAACAGTTTCCAG GGTTTGCTTGATGGCAAGTACGATGATCTTCCTGAACAATCCTTTTACATGGTTGGTGGCATCGATGAGGTGGTTGCGAAAGCAGAGAAGATCTCCAAGGAGGCAGCAGCTTAA
- the LOC103850710 gene encoding ATP synthase subunit beta-1, mitochondrial, giving the protein MASRRVLSTLLRSSSGRSATKFGSRNPRLPSPSPARRAAPFGDILGRVAEYSTSSPANSAAAAPAKDEGKKKSYDYGGKGAIGKVCQVIGAIVDVRFEDQEGLPPIMTSLEVQDHPTRLVLEVSHHLGQNVVRTIAMDGTEGLVRGRRVLNTGAPITVPVGRATLGRIMNVLGEPIDERGEIKTEHYLPIHRDAPALVDLATGQEILATGIKVVDLLAPYQRGGKIGLFGGAGVGKTVLIMELINNVAKAHGGFSVFAGVGERTREGNDLYREMIESGVIKLGEKQSESKCALVYGQMNEPPGARARVGLTGLTVAEYFRDAEGQDVLLFIDNIFRFTQANSEVSALLGRIPSAVGYQPTLASDLGALQERITTTKKGSITSVQAIYVPADDLTDPAPATTFAHLDATTVLSRQISELGIYPAVDPLDSTSRMLSPHILGEEHYNTARGVQKVLQNYKNLQDIIAILGMDELSEDDKLTVARARKIQRFLSQPFHVAEIFTGAPGKYVDLKENINSFQGLLDGKYDDLPEQSFYMVGGIDEVVAKAEKISKEAAA; this is encoded by the exons ATGGCGTCTCGGAGAGTCTTATCAACGCTTCTCCGTTCATCCTCCGGCAGATCCGCCACCAAATTCGGGAGCCGCAACCCTAGGCTCCCCTCTCCTTCCCCAGCTCGCCGCGCTGCTCCTTTCGGCGACATCCTCGGACGCGTCGCCGAGTACTCGACCTCTTCGCCGGCTAATTCAGCTGCGGCGGCTCCAGCTAAGGATGaggggaagaagaagagttaCGATTACGGCGGGAAAGGCGCGATCGGGAAGGTGTGCCAGGTGATCGGAGCCATTGTGGATGTGAGGTTCGAAGATCAGGAAGGGTTGCCTCCGATCATGACGTCACTCGAGGTGCAGGATCATCCCACGAGGCTGGTGCTTGAGGTGTCTCATCACTTGGGTCAGAATGTGGTTAGGACTATTGCTATGGATGGTACTGAGGGTCTCGTTCGTGGAAGGCGCGTGCTCAACACCGGCGCTCCAATCACC GTTCCTGTTGGGAGAGCTACTCTTGGACGTATTATGAATGTTCTTGGGGAACCTATTGATGAGAGAGGCGAGATTA AGACTGAGCACTACCTACCTATTCACAGAGATGCTCCAGCTTTGGTTGATCTAGCTACTGGGCAAGAGATCCTTGCCACTGGTATTAAG GTTGTTGATCTGCTTGCTCCTTACCAAAGAGGAGGAAAGATTGGGCTCTTTGGTGGTGCGGGTGTTGGGAAGACTGTGCTCATTATGGAACTCATTAACAATGTCGCCAAAGCTCATG GTGGTTTCTCCGTGTTTGCTGGTGTTGGAGAAAGAACCCGTGAAGGCAATGACTTGTACAGAGAAATGATTGAGAGTGGTGTCATCAAGCTAGGCGAGAAGCag TCTGAGAGCAAATGTGCTCTTGTGTATGGACAAATGAACGAGCCCCCGGGTGCTCGTGCCCGTGTTGGACTTACTGGTTTGACCGTTGCCGAGTATTTCCGTGATGCTGAGGGCCAAGATGTGTTGCTTTTCATTGACAACATTTTCCGATTCACTCAG GCCAACTCTGAAGTCTCTGCTTTGCTTGGTCGTATCCCATCTGCTGTGGGTTACCAGCCAACTCTGGCTTCCGATCTTGGTGCTCTTCAAGAGCGAATCACAACCACCAAGAAAGGTTCCATCACCTCTGTCCAAGCCATCTATGTCCCTGCTGATGATTTGACAGATCCTGCTCCTGCCACAACCTTCGCTCATTTAGACGCCACAACCGTGTTGTCTAGACAG ATTTCCGAGCTCGGTATCTATCCTGCTGTGGATCCTCTGGATTCAACATCCCGTATGCTCTCCCCTCACATTCTGGGTGAGGAGCACTACAACACTGCTCGTGGTGTTCAGAAAGTGCTACAGAACTACAAGAACTTGCAAGATATTATTGCCATTTTGGGAATGGATGAGCTAAGTGAAGATGACAAGCTGACTGTTGCCCGTGCCCGTAAGATCCAGAGATTCTTGAGTCAACCTTTCCATGTTGCTGAGATCTTCACCGGTGCCCCTGGAAAATACGTTGACCTTAAGGAAAACATCAACAGTTTCCAG GGTTTGCTTGATGGCAAGTACGATGATCTTCCTGAACAATCATTTTACATGGTTGGTGGCATTGACGAGGTGGTTGCGAAAGCAGAGAAGATCTCCAAGGAGGCAGCAGCTTAA
- the LOC103850711 gene encoding ultraviolet-B receptor UVR8: MLTRALGRVRISGSTIQRSKNHFTGVFDNSKLDTTIGASRGRRRLSSESGKRFAAMWGSGDYGRLGLGSLESRWRPAVCSALSDHSIRALACGGAHTLFLTETRRVFATGLNDCGQLGVSHVNTHALEPLEVSGIENDILHISAGYYHSAAITVDGELYMWGKNTSGQLGLGKNAARVVHVPTKVQALNGITIKSVALGSEHSVAVTDGGEVLSWGGGGSGRLGHGHESSFFGILKSKSEFTPRLIKELEGIKVKSVAAGLLHTVCTDENGSAFMFGERSINKMGFGGVRNATTPSIISEVPYAEEVACGGYHTCVVTRGGELYTWGSNENGCLGTESTYVSHSPVRVEGPFLESTVTHVSCGWKHTAAISDNKVFTWGWGGSHGTFSDDGHSSGGQLGHGSDVDYAIPAMVNLGKNVRAVHISCGFNHTGAVLEHF; the protein is encoded by the exons ATGTTGACTAGAGCCCTGGGACGAGTTCGAATCTCTGGATCGACGATTCAACGATCGAAGAATCATTTCACTGGAGTTTTCGATAATTCGAAATTGGATACGACGATTGGTGCTTCCCGTGGAAGAAGACGGTTGTCGAGCGAGAGCGGGAAACGATTTGCGGCGATGTGGGGGAGTGGAGATTACGGAAGGTTAGGGCTAGGGAGCTTGGAGTCTCGGTGGAGACCCGCCGTTTGCTCTGCGTTGAGTGATCACAGTATTAGAGCTCTCGCTTGCGGCGGAGCTCACACTCTTTTCCTCACCG AAACAAGGAGAGTCTTTGCGACAGGTCTTAATGATTGTGGCCAACTTGGTGTCTCACATGTTAACACTCATGCTTTG GAGCCGCTTGAAGTTTCTGGAATTGAAAATGATATACTGCACATCTCAGCTGGTTATTACCACTCTGCTGCTATCACAG TGGATGGGGAACTCTACATGTGGGGAAAGAATACTAGTGGACAGCTTGGACTTGGAAAAA ATGCTGCAAGAGTGGTACATGTACCAACCAAAGTGCAGGCTCTGAATGGGATCACCATCAAATCAGTGGCTTTAGGATCAGAGCATTCAGTTGCTGTTACTG ATGGAGGTGAAGTCCTGAGTTGGGGTGGAGGAGGATCTGGAAGACTTGGCCACGGTCACGAGTCCAGTTTTTTTGGCATCTTAAAAAGTAAAAG TGAGTTTACTCCAAGGCTTATCAAGGAACTTGAGGGGATTAAG GTTAAAAGCGTTGCTGCTGGTCTGCTGCATACAGTATGTACTGATG AGAATGGCTCTGCTTTCATGTTCGGAGAGAGATCTATAAATAAGATG GGATTTGGAGGAGTAAGGAATGCTACAACACCATCTATTATCAGTGAAGTGCCATACGCAGAAGAAGTTGCATGTGGTGGTTACCACACATGTGTTGTCACAA GAGGTGGGGAACTATACACTTGGGGTTCAAACGAAAATGGGTGCCTTGGCACAGA GTCAACATATGTCTCACACTCCCCTGTGAGAGTCGAAGGTCCTTTCTTGGAATCAACTGTAACTCATGTATCTTGTGGGTGGAAGCACACTGCAGCCATTTCAG ATAACAAAGTCTTTACCTGGGGCTGGGGAGGTTCTCACGGCACTTTCTCTGATGACGGACACTCCTCCGGTGGACAACTG GGACATGGTAGCGATGTAGACTATGCGATACCAGCAATGGTGAACCTGGGAAAGAATGTAAGAGCAGTGCATATATCTTGTGGCTTTAATCATACAGGAGCAGTTCTCGAACATTTTTGA